Proteins encoded within one genomic window of Humulus lupulus chromosome 1, drHumLupu1.1, whole genome shotgun sequence:
- the LOC133796308 gene encoding uncharacterized protein LOC133796308: MEKKQGFFAALKDEVVRGLSPSRSRGNSPSRSASPISGLLRRKKHSNSRNNNNHGQPDGLIARSGSLRPMGEALTPLMEGPDPDGEVGDSKRVGSGLGQWMKGQLSRAPSITSTAYKRSDLRLLLGVMGAPLAPVHVSSNDPLPHLSIKDTPIETSSAQYILQQYTAASGGQKLQNSIRNAYAMGKLRMVASEFETATKVMKNRNASRCTESGGFVLWQMNPDMWYVELAVGGSKVHAGCNGKLVWRHTPWLGAHTAKGPVRPLRRALQGLDPRTTASMFSDAKCIGEKKINGEDCFILKLCADPQTLKARSEGPAEIIRHVLFGYFSQKTGLLVHIEDSHLTRIQSNGGDAVYWETTINSFLEDYRPVEGIMIAHSGRSVVNLFRFGEMAMSHTKTKMEEAWTIEEVAFNVPGLSMDCFIPPADLRSGMIGETCELPQDERGKGAISIASSRSKVAALEKTHDVNVDNMIWKMEI, encoded by the exons ATGGAGAAGAAACAAGGATTCTTTGCAGCTCTGAAAGATGAGGTGGTTCGGGGCCTTTCTCCGTCGAGGTCTCGAGGAAACAGTCCGTCGAGGTCTGCTTCTCCCATTTCTGGTTTGCTACGGAGGAAGAAGCACAGCAACAgcagaaacaacaacaaccatgGGCAGCCCGATGGATTGATCGCGAGATCGGGTAGTCTGAGGCCAATGGGTGAGGCGCTTACGCCGCTGATGGAGGGTCCTGATCCGGACGGCGAAGTGGGGGACTCGAAGCGGGTTGGCTCGGGCTTAGGGCAGTGGATGAAGGGGCAACTCTCGAGGGCTCCTTCGATCACTTCAACGGCGTATAAGAGGTCTGATCTGAGACTATTACTGGGAGTGATGGGAGCTCCTCTTGCCCCTGTTCATGTTAGCTCCAATGATCCTTTGCCTCACCTTAGCATCAAGGACACTCCCATT GAAACTTCATCTGCTCAGTACATCTTGCAACAGTATACAGCAGCGTCCGGTGGGCAGAAGCTCCAAAACTCAATTCGAAACGCGTATGCCATGGGAAAGCTGAGGATGGTAGCTTCTGAATTTGAAACAGCTACAAAGGTTATGAAGAACAGGAATGCCTCCAGATGTACTGAGTCAGGTGGGTTTGTACTCTGGCAGATGAATCCAGATATGTGGTATGTCGAGCTTGCAGTTGGGGGAAGCAAAGTTCATGCTGGCTGCAATGGCAAGCTGGTCTGGAGGCACACACCATGGCTTGGTGCCCATACTGCCAAAGGCCCCGTTAGACCCTTGCGTCGTGCACTTCAG GGTCTTGATCCAAGAACAACAGCCAGTATGTTCTCTGATGCGAAATGCATTGGGGAGAAGAAGATTAATGGTGAGGATTGCTTTATCCTTAAGCTCTGTGCTGACCCTCAAACTTTGAAAGCGAGAAGTGAAGGCCCTGCTGAGATCATAAGGCATGTCTTGTTTGGTTACTTTAGCCAGAAGACAGGCCTTCTTGTTCATATAGAGGATTCCCATTTGACTCGTATCCAGTCCAATGGCGGTGATGCAGTGTACTGGGAAACTACGATTAATTCTTTCCTTGAGGATTACAGGCCCGTTGAAGGGATCATGATTGCCCATTCAGGGCGTTCTGTGGTAAATCTTTTCAGGTTTGGCGAGATGGCCATGAGTCATACTAaaacaaagatggaagaagcttGGACAATTGAAGAGGTTGCATTCAATGTTCCAGGCCTGTCTATGGACTGTTTCATTCCTCCAGCTGACTTGAGATCAGGGATGATTGGTGAAACCTGTGAGCTCCCTCAGGATGAAAGAGGAAAAGGTGCTATTTCAATAGCATCAAGTCGGTCCAAAGTTGCTGCCTTGGAAAAGACACATGATGTTAATGTGGATAATATGATTTGGAAAATGGAAATTTGA